The Canis lupus dingo isolate Sandy chromosome 26, ASM325472v2, whole genome shotgun sequence genome has a segment encoding these proteins:
- the LOC112676487 gene encoding hydroxycarboxylic acid receptor 2, with the protein MNLHQQQNHFLEIDKKNCCVFRDDFIANVLPPVLGLEFVFGLLGNGLALWIFCFHLKSWKSSRIFLFNLAVADFLLIICLPFLTDNYVRKWDWRFGDIPCRLMLFMLAMNRQGSIIFLTVVAVDRYFRVVHPHHVLNKISNRTAALISCLLWGVTIGLTGHLLSKKMLIRNRDANLCSSFSICHTFRWHDAMFLLEFILPLGIILFCSARIIWSLRQRQMDRHAKIKRAINFIMVVAIVFIICFLPSVAVRIRIFWLLHTTGTKNCDIYRSVDLAFFITLSFTYMNSMLDPLVYYFSSPSFPNFFSTLINRCLRKKRPQELDNNQSTSMELTGDLNTTRSVPDNLVANSGEPRNPSYLTPASR; encoded by the coding sequence ATGAATCTGCACCAGCAGCAGAATCATTTTCTGGAAATAGACAAGAAGAACTGCTGTGTGTTCCGGGATGACTTCATCGCCAATGTGCTGCCACCGGTATTGGGGCTGGAGTTTGTGTTCGGGCTTCTGGGCAATGGCCTTGCCCTGTGGATTTTCTGCTTCCATCTCAAGTCCTGGAAATCCAGCCGGATCTTCTTGTTCAACTTGGCTGTGGCTGACTTTCTCCTGATCATCTGCCTGCCATTCTTGACGGACAACTATGTGAGGAAGTGGGACTGGAGGTTTGGGGACATCCCTTGCCGGCTAATGCTCTTCATGCTGGCCATGAACCGCCAGGGCAGCATCATCTTTCTCACGGTGGTGGCTGTGGACAGGTACTTCCGGGTGGTCCATCCTCACCATGTTCTGAACAAGATCTCGAATAGGACAGCGGCCCTCATTTCCTGCCTCTTGTGGGGTGTCACCATTGGCCTGACGGGTCACCTCCTATCCAAAAAAATGCTGATCAGGAATAGAGATGCAAATTTGTGCAGCAGCTTTAGCATCTGCCATACCTTCAGGTGGCATGATGCTATGTTCCTTCTGGAATTCATCCTGCCTTTGGGCATCATCCTATTCTGCTCGGCCAGAATCATCTGGAGCCTGCGCCAACGACAAATGGACAGACATGCCAAGATCAAGAGAGCCATCAACTTCATCATGGTGGTGGCCATCGTCTTCATCATCTGTTTCCTGCCCAGTGTGGCCGTGCGCATACGCATTTTCTGGCTCTTGCACACTACAGGTACGAAGAACTGTGACATCTATCGCTCGGTTGACCTGGCATTTTTCATCACCCTTAGCTTCACCTACATGAACAGCATGCTGGACCCTTTGGTATACTACTTCTCCAGCCCCTCTTTCCCCAACTTCTTCTCCACCCTGATCAACCGCTGcctgaggaaaaagagaccaCAAGAGTTGGATAACAACCAGAGCACAAGCATGGAGCTCACAGGTGATCTGAATACTACCAGGAGTGTGCCGGACAATTTAGTGGCCAACTCCGGCGAGCCACGGAACCCATCTTACCTGACCCCAGCTTCTCGCTAA